The following are encoded in a window of Penicillium oxalicum strain HP7-1 chromosome II, whole genome shotgun sequence genomic DNA:
- a CDS encoding Ubiquitin conjugating enzyme E2 B encodes MGSQRRIAKELTELNAAPPEGISVELADEANLYQWKVFMDGPEGSPYQGGKFLVNLALPTEYPFKPPTVSFGTKIYHPNVTNDDKGSMCLGMLRADEWKPSSKIAAVLEFARQLLLEPMPDDAIEGRIADQYKNDRKRYDEIAREWTRKYATSN; translated from the exons ATGGGCAGTCAAAGGCGTATTGCAAAG GAGTTGACCGAGCTCAATGCAGCCCCTCCAGAGGGCATCTCTGTGGAGTTGGCCGATGAGGCAAACCTCTACCAGTGGAAGGTCTTTATGGACGGGCCCGAAGGATCTCCATACCAG GGTGGCAAATTCTTGGTGAATCTCGCCCTTCCCACCGAGTACCCATTCAAACCTCCTACTGTCTCTTTCGGTACCAAAATATACCACCCGAATGTCACAAATGACGACAAGGGAAGCATGTGTCTAGGGATGCTCCGAGCAGATGAGTGGAAACCGAGCTCTAAAATTGCGGCGGTGCTGGAATTTGCGCGCCAGTTGCTTCTGGAGCCGATGCCCGACGACGCGATTGAGGGTCGGATTGCCGACCAATACAAGAACGATCGGAAGCGCTACGATGAGATTGCGCGAGAATGGACTCGGAAGTATGCTACATCAAATTAG
- a CDS encoding Signal peptidase complex catalytic subunit sec11, which produces MLSSLSNSLNNVRTTVAQVLNFALVLSTAFMLWKGLSVASASSSPIVVVLSGSMEPAFQRGDLLFLWNRSPRAEVGEIVVYNVRGKDIPIVHRVVRSFPEVEGKSKKVVKEVTVDTTPSHMILTKGDNNVADDTELYAHGQDHLNRVEDIVGSVRGYIPMVGYVTIMLSEHPWLKSVLLGIMGLMVVLQRE; this is translated from the exons ATGctttcctctctttcaaACAGTCTCAACAATGTGCGCACTACGGTAGCACAAGTGCTCAATTTTGCACTC GTTCTGTCAACTGCCTTCATGCTATGGAAGGGCCTCTCAGTGGCATCAGCCTCCAGCTCCCCGATTGTGGTGGTTCTCTCCGGCAGCATGGAGCCTGCCTTCCAACGCGGGGATCTTCTATTCTTGTGGAATCGCAGCCCTCGCGCAGAAGTAGGAGAGATTGTGGTGTACAAT GTGCGAGGGAAAGACATTCCAATTGTCCACCGTGTTGTCCGAAGCTTCCCTGAGGTTGAGGGCAAATCGAAGAAGGTTGTCAAGGAGGTCACAGT TGACACTACGCCATCGCATATGATCTTGACCAAG GGCGATAACAATGTTGCCGATGATACAGAGCT CTATGCCCACGGTCAGGACCACCTTAACCGAGTCGAAGATATTGTAGGGAGTGTTCGGGGATACATTCCCATGGTGGGATATGTGACAATCATGCTGTCAGAACACCCGTGGCTCAAGTCAGTACTCCTGGGTATCATGGGTCTGATGGTCGTCCTTCAGCGGGAGTAA
- a CDS encoding Histone transcription regulator 3, translating to MASWAALNVEPDEGIEDEVDDTKELQIEEALKLYYSALKLHSQGPEYYPQAAEAYESLLNSEIFKYPESLSDFKRPDLPEAQPAADEAVAAADTIAEFNVNDSTSSLFQTLYLSYKNYGKFLLDSLRSNLTNESSETANTPDAARRATKATKEALQSFAEALERDDTDLNLWRQSARLGSALQSYRLNRFCLESVLADDDNRLEVRSTQLGLEEIFSEERLRSTLRTLFDGLSASQIPVKKQKKALDKYLKGHADLYSYLPALPAELECMESSKGPLSISTSRRELKPSIATWAATGSAILNVLAEEEEAPFAERPSKAVGFSLPPRSITALDTSEVDEEREVASPGSNENGNTDDMDMLKEDDTGAVADLLRQEPTKFQSTDEQSSIDQSAEKQLIESLERQSVQQSEMNPLDDSGKAEEADVKSPAEARKRSCASATNDEQMEGSRMKSRRTRARESNADALVQQDEVPFDQDKYFEDRLEVFVNADEWMFNTVDSLYSKVDIRSMGKIEDLRSEVASAKDPSTAILEPGSVGILDLRDICRTWNDAKSRLSQQKDDGSSLKDVGSSKSGLAVFLEYSRRGTRKAAIQEELTSNEELYRFSEMVNSNWLHPQEVSYRWLERLLVPGFGREVTEWPVMKSAYTSLLWPQDLKEIVSQVLSREDEFVFTRLSDVFAATERRVLESTAEACYQYRQSDLCELEVMQAIYEIHLDLFASLEMSSGNSQSERLLQKDRLDRWAVLTRSALDLFLDFCPSQECRQNLALRHMWTSVFHINLAGEADREHVLLCFQDLKFTLQTMGDPCLRLVNNSAMAELSVTTIDQEMLKLKCMDFFAKVFNPEDEDPVSLIEAIEPILEPAATECVDTIIGLDETMPSSTSDEMRAFLDRGDAPLRLFLWRRLQEAYQAIDYPPKVMSCHLRSIEVIMNNLEDPKYLEETSEQRQLALISSLKTLDNVLGKAIHLLFQQGETVYDCIDMDHLKASMFTITRLTRLVHSFVLYEDSVRVGQNPGPELRGSLSKSFETFKERMRELYVRCWILQYTLFVEAVSQNKDLFHEPHEDRIRFLRSVHNALGVRCMCRYSQKRFLKLLKTELLDLQTNGDYELDICQVLLDLHGIRFSPFDGTTDHGCTPDKLDRPTSMKMIDLVMKQAQNMNMKDLTKSDLKLTIEKMQQTMLPVKAASSPQMSFNRRVFHGYVKAPINPSSLLRAAQGVLELTMLVVPGENAQIAAKGWYFLLGNFALSRFRSQKRLSPGSTAELEDAIHFFRLDIEYGSSRWETWFRLAQAYDAKLEEEITWTAEKINNNRSDLVTNQRYAIHCYAMAVSTALRYAEPTGETRTLLSDLYTDFGIRMYASSREPLSMKAFSLSDFSRHFSSEESQQMYKGQPFKEMTPYSVWNFASNLLKRALVDKPNRWITHYYIGKCLWKMFSCEDSMRTTSKRVEMHDVLNAFRKAISALPKRKDSRADPIFEPHFKLVSIVHKLVVRGAITPTKASQILQATPWARKVKAPESEDEWKPYIVEVVRKFKSADKSNWHHRMSVKAAHIIYDDEKNATAAAAAKQELSQIFTRTLTIQVWRPEFERPGRHFVYTTRYVYFFTALLDQLDDRASLDQLLRRVRKKQGDFINHGKLWEDACSVYMKMIRRAAEISEGHEENVFKPIGWEEFSSKTARLEALPQLCSESLPLLELIRDSFELKKLNNNFVKVTIFEDLIADLYARVYELNLPSLNEQVNEEKKEKMKVDHLLMTGDGTADTPDPTASTSAADAPAPRGRTKGIARRDIQKRADTIVNLKLGPRAASNKLTAVGDADQPAPTHPGSGASSGPTSAPRDLAKQPTEAGDDDDDDDAQMLGGNNLNDTADESELSDVDESKLDLTLEHKSMFSKIHRDEGRDGETETEGEGADEGDPQGDGEEQGDEEEVEEDGEEGAEGEIEEEEEEEEGDENEADEQDEIADTETEEGGDEDIVDERDEDVQDDEADPSGDVTKLEEDDTDLATEKDASKTEDNPSEIVEGQGDDQDMDDVIHDDEVAETPDAMDVTE from the exons ATGGCGAGCTGGGCTGCTTTGAACGTGGAGCCCGACGAAGgcattgaagatgaggtcGACGACACGAAAGAGCTCCAAATCGAAGAAGCTCTCAAACTTTACTACAGTGCCCTTAAGCTCCATTCGCAGGGGCCTGAGTATTATCCGCAAGCAGCTGAGGCTTACGAATCACTGTTGAACTCAGAAATCTTCAAATATCCCGAATCCCTCTCCGACTTCAAGCGGCCCGATCTACCAGAGGCGCAACCTGCTGCCGACGAGGCCGTCGCTGCCGCTGACACCATCGCTGAATTCAATGTGAACGATTCTACATCAAGCTTGTTCCAGACTCTGTATCTCTCCTACAAGAATTACGGAAAGTTCCTTCTCGATTCGCTTCGCAGCAACCTAACAAATGAATCCTCTGAAACCGCAAACACGCCCGACGCTGCGCGGAGGGCCACGAAAGCAACCAAGGAGGCACTTCAGTCATTCGCCGAAGCGCTTGAGCGCGATGATACCGATTTGAATCTATGGAGACAGAGTGCGCGACTCGGCAGTGCTCTCCAAAGTTATCGCCTCAATCGCTTTTGCCTCGAGAGCGTCCTGGCGGACGATGACAATCGCTTAGAAGTACGATCGACACAATTGGGACTCGAGGAAATCTTTTCAGAGGAACGTTTGCGTAGCACTCTTCGTACCCTCTTTGATGGACTATCGGCATCCCAGATTCCTgtcaagaagcagaaaaaagcACTTGACAAATACCTGAAAGGGCACGCCGACTTATATTCGTATCTTCCCGCACTTCCTGCCGAGCTTGAATGTATGGAATCGTCCAAGGGTCCGCTGTCCATATCCACATCGCGCCGAGAACTAAAGCCCTCAATTGCAACTTGGGCAGCCACTGGATCGGCTATCTTGAATGTACtcgccgaggaggaagaagcaCCCTTCGCTGAGCGCCCCAGTAAAGCCGTTGGTTTTTCGTTGCCGCCTCGAAGTATCACAGCTCTTGATACATCGGAGGTCGATGAAGAACGTGAAGTTGCCTCGCCCGGATCAAATGAAAACGGCAATACCGACGATATGGACATGCTGAAGGAAGATGATACCGGTGCTGTAGCTGATCTACTTCGTCAAGAACCAACGAAGTTTCAGTCGACCGACGAGCAGTCGTCGATTGATCAGAGCGCGGAAAAACAATTGATTGAATCGCTGGAGCGACAGTCTGTTCAGCAATCTGAGATGAATCCCCTTGATGATTCTGGAAAAGCTGAAGAAGCAGATGTGAAGTCTCCAGCTGAAGCCCGCAAACGATCCTGCGCATCGGCTACCAATGATGAGCAGATGGAGGGAAGCAGAATGAAGAGCAGGCGGACCAGGGCGCGGGAATCGAATGCTGATGCTTTAGTTCAACAAGATGAGGTTCCTTTCGACCAAGACAAATACTTCGAGGACCGACTCGAAGTTTTTGTGAATGCAGATGAGTGGATGTTCAATACGGTCGACTCTCTGTACTCAAAAGTGGATATCCGCTCTATGGGCAAGATCGAGGATCTCAGAAGTGAGGTGGCTTCTGCCAAGGATCCATCAACAGCTATTCTGGAACCCGGGAGCGTTGGAATTCTGGATTTACGAGACATTTGTCGAACATGGAACGACGCGAAATCTCGGCTGTCTCAGCAAAAGGATGATGGATCGTCTCTGAAAGACGTTGGTTCAAGCAAGTCCGGACTCGCTGTATTCCTAGAGTATTCCAGACGTGGTACTCGGAAGGCTGCCATTCAAGAGGAGCTAACTTCGAACGAAGAGCTCTACCGGTTTTCTGAAATGGTAAACAGCAATTGGTTGCATCCTCAAGAAGTGTCCTACAGGTGGCTTGAACGACTCCTCGTACCGGGGTTCGGCAGAGAGGTCACAGAGTGGCCTGTTATGAAATCTGCATACACTTCGCTTCTGTGGCCTCAAGATCTTAAGGAGATTGTCTCCCAGGTGCTTTCACGCGAAGATGAATTCGTCTTCACTCGACTGAGCGACGTCTTTGCTGCAACCGAAAGACGTGTTCTTGAGTCGACTGCAGAAGCATGTTACCAATATCGCCAAAGCGATCTTTGTGAGCTCGAAGTGATGCAGGCTATTTACGAGATTCATTTGGACCTTTTTGCCTCACTCGAGATGAGCAGTGGCAACAGCCAGAGCGAGAGACTGCTTCAGAAGGATCGACTCGATAGGTGGGCTGTCCTTACTAGGTCGGCTCTGGATCTCTTTCTCGATTTCTGCCCGTCGCAGGAGTGCCGTCAGAACCTTGCGCTTCGTCACATGTGGACATCAGTCTTCCACATAAATCTGGCTGGTGAGGCTGACAGGGAGCACGTCTTGCTCTGTTTTCAAGACTTGAAGTTTACTCTACAAACAATGGGTGACCCTTGTCTACGGCTCGTCAACAATTCGGCTATGGCAGAGCTGTCAGTCACAACGATAGATCAGGAGatgctcaagctcaagtgCATGGATTTCTTCGCGAAGGTCTTTAATCCCGAAGATGAGGACCCAGTCTCGCTCATAGAGGCCATAGAACCCATCCTCGAGCCCGCGGCGACCGAATGTGTTGACACAATAATTGGCCTTGATGAAACGATGCCATCGTCAACATCTGATGAGATGCGTGCGTTCCTAGACCGGGGAGATGCTCCGTTACGACTCTTTTTGTGGCGCCGACTTCAAGAGGCCTACCAGGCAATAGATTATCCGCCTAAAGTCATGTCTTGCCACCTTCGGAGCATAGAGGTGATTATGAACAACTTGGAAGATCCGAAATACCTCGAGGAGACTAGTGAGCAACGTCAACTGGCCCTGATTAGCTCGTTGAAAACTCTTGACAATGTTCTCGGAAAGGCAATTCACTTGCTCTTCCAGCAAGGCGAGACTGTTTATGACTGTATCGACATGGATCATCTCAAGGCTTCCATGTTCACCATCACCCGTCTCACGCGGCTGGTTCATTCATTCGTTTTGTATGAAGATTCGGTCCGCGTTGGTCAAAACCCAGGCCCTGAACTACGTGGCTCTCTCTCCAAGTCCTTTGAAACTTTCAAAGAAAGAATGCGCGAGCTCTATGTCCGCTGTTGGATTTTGCAGTACACATTGTTCGTGGAAGCTGTCTCGCAGAATAAAGATCTATTCCATGAGCCACATGAAGATCGAATCCGCTTTCTTCGTTCTGTTCACAATGCCTTGGGCGTCCGCTGCATGTGCCGCTACTCACAGAAACGCTTTCTGAAGCTGCTCAAAACCGAATTGCTGGACTTGCAAACAAATGGCGATTATGAACTTGATATTTGTCAAGTGCTTCTGGATCTGCATGGGATCAGGTTTTCCCCCTTTGACGGAACGACCGATCACGGATGTACTCCGGACAAGTTAGACCGCCCTACCTCGATGAAAATGATCGATCTTGTCATGAAGCAAGCGCAAAACATGAATATGAAAGATCTGACCAAATCTGATCTTAAGCTCACGATCGAAAAAATGCAACAAACCATGCTTCCGGTCAAGGCCGCGTCTTCACCTCAGATGTCCTTCAATCGACGCGTTTTCCACGGATACGTCAAGGCACCAATTAACCCTTCCTCTCTTCTGCGCGCAGCTCAGGGAGTTCTGGAGCTTACAATGCTCGTGGTCCCGGGTGAGAATGCCCAAATTGCCGCGAAAGGATGGTATTTCCTACTCGGGAACTTTGCATTGTCAAGGTTTCGGTCTCAGAAACGGTTGAGCCCTGGTTCGACGGCAGAACTTGAAGATGCGATCCATTTCTTCAGACTGGACATCGAGTACGGCTCGAGTCGATGGGAAACTTGGTTTCGTTTAGCCCAAGCCTACGATGCCAAGcttgaggaagaaattacATGGACCGCAGAGAAAATTAACAACAACCGCAGTGATCTTGTTACAAATCAACGATACGCGATACACTGCTACGCCATGGCTGTCTCAACTGCGCTGAGGTACGCTGAGCCGACAGGCGAGACCAGAACACTGTTGTCAGATTTGTACACAGACTTTGGTATAAGGATGTACGCCTCATCTCGTGAACCGCTTTCGATGAAGGCGTTCAGCCTCTCGGACTTCTCTCGCCACTTTAGCAGTGAGGAAAGCCAGCAGATGTACAAAGGCCAGCCCTTCAAAGAGATGACCCCGTACTCTGTTTGGAATTTTGCTTCCAACCTATTGAAAAGAGCTCTTGTCGACAAACCCAATCGCTGGAT AACTCATTACTACATAGGCAAATGCCTTTGGAAGATGTTCAGCTGTGAAGACTCGATGAGAACAACTTCGAAGCGGGTTGAAATGCATGATGTCTTGAACGCTTTTCGCAAGGCAATCTCTGCTCTGCCCAAGAGAAAAGACTCTCGTGCAGATCCCATATTCGAGCCACATTTCAAGCTTGTGTCTATCGTCCACAAGCTGGTCGTTCGCGGAGCAATTACC CCGACGAAGGCGAGTCAAATTCTGCAGGCCACACCCTGGGCTCGCAAAGTGAAGGCACCGGAGAGTGAGGATGAATGGAAGCCGTACATCGTTGAGGTCGTCAGAAAGTTCAAGAGCGCAGATAAATCCAACTGGCACCACCGTATGAGTGTTAAG GCTGCGCATATCATCTACGATGACGAAAAAAATGCAACGGCCGCGGCTGCAGCCAAACAAGAGCTTTCACAGATCTTCACAAGGACACTCACAATCCAAGTATGGCGGCCGGAATTTGAACGTCCGGGGCGACACTTCGTCTATACCACTCGCTACGTTTATTTCTTCACCGCGCTACTTGATCAGCTGGATGACCGTGCAAGTCTGGACCAGCTGCTCAGACGTgtgagaaagaaacaaggcGATTTCATCAATCATGGCAAACTGTGGGAAGATGCCTGTTCTGTGTACATGAAGATGATCCGGAGAGCAGCGGAAATTAGCGAGGGCCATGAAGAAAACGTTTTCAAGCCCATTGGATGGGAAGAATTCTCATCCAAAACAGCCCGGTTGGAAGCATTGCCGCAACTGTGCTCAGAGAGCCTCCCGCTGCTTGAACTTATCCGTGACTCGTTCGAGCTCAAAAAGCTCAACAACAATTTCGTCAAAGTGACGATTTTTGAAGATCTGATCGCGGATTTGTACGCGCGTGTCTACGAGCTGAACCTGCCATCTCTGAATGAGCAGGTCaacgaggagaaaaaggagaaaatgaAGGTTGATCACCTTCTCATGACCGGCGATGGCACTGCGGATACTCCTGATCCTACAGCTTCCACTTCGGCTGCGGATGCACCAGCTCCCCGGGGAAGAACTAAGGGAATCGCTCGACGAGATATTCAGAAGCGTGCGGACACCATCGTCAACCTCAAACTGGGGCCTCGTGCTGCATCGAACAAGCTCACTGCTGTGGGTGATGCAGATCAACCTGCACCTACTCATCCGGGTTCGGGTGCCTCATCAGGACCTACTTCAGCTCCCCGTGACCTGGCTAAACAGCCAACCGAGGCaggagatgacgatgatgatgatgatgcgcaGATGCTTGGTGGCAATAATCTGAATGACACTGCGGACGAAAGCGAGCTCAGCGATGTTGATGAAAGCAAATTGGATCTGACGCTTGAGCATAAATCTATGTTCTCGAAAATCCATCGGGACGAAGGTCGAGATGGAGAGACCGAAACCGAAGGTGAGGGAGCCGACGAGGGCGATCCTCAGGGCGATGGTGAAGAACAAGGggacgaagaagaagtcgaagaagatggtgaagagggtgcagagggagagattgaggaagaagaagaggaggaggaaggtgATGAGAATGAAGCTGATGAGCAAGACGAGATTGCCGATACTGAAACCGAAGAGGGCGGCGACGAGGATATTGTCGATGAGAGAGACGAAGACGTTCAGGACGATGAAGCTGATCCTTCTGGAGACGTCACAAAGCTCGAGGAAGACGATACAGATCTAGCGACTGAGAAAGACGCCAGTAAGACTGAGGACAATCCATCTGAAATCGTCGAAGGgcaaggagatgatcaagacaTGGATGACGtgatccatgatgatgaggtTGCCGAAACCCCCGATGCTATGGACGTGACAGAATGA
- a CDS encoding Transcriptional activator of proteases prtT, translating into MNPRTPAKRSSTDAGLDSPRESHRSTESRPVAPRISKARACAECKRHKIRCEFRSGESSCTKCVRSGIKCMVNDFSQKFVDDDGIWKSQAAASLQQLQTAVSQLLQHAGLPDLSTVGGSNGRHDPSPAASHHPHRPSIDASQSHHSNHEGPGVAMDVTREPSQEPDLQDPELVPAPMRSLYEVTKLRNLRNNPIEAPKKTLLEEDFITRGLVSVHEAEELFAYFSRTMNQLLWGGIILVHRDLTSVRRASTLLSAAVLTVAALHIPNRTETLNRCYSEYVALVSSMALTRAHTLDDIRGLCVGAFWLSELSWKLSGHAVRVATELGLHQSYHRLIRGHTDQYARAQLWYLLYVCDHHFSIAYGRPPVIHEDTAIRNYETFLKLPMVVPGDIRLLAQVVLFTILTEAYRMFGSDTEQALTEADFGQLRVYNVAVDQWRLVWQPRAADSSYVRTYPSKGVVLHYHFAKFQLNSLSLRGLSPSNTPVFSMDRRESANIAISSAMACLNMVLEEPDIRDAIVGVPIFTHTMVTFSAVFLIKVAINWNTAYLSIDAQQVRRLVERVIELMNYVSAGERHLTRHIARGLGKMLERFDSWEAGWPVGSHHANSEVNQNNSSHPPGGANALAQGFPPPDLIYDMVGTYGFGLDENLLDPSLANFEFLAQ; encoded by the exons ATGAATCCTCGCACTCCAGCGAAACGGTCCTCAACAGATGCAGGGCTTGACTCGCCTCGCGAGTCGCATCGATCGACAGAGTCACGTCCTGTGGCTCCCAGGATATCGAAAGCTCGAGCTT GTGCCGAATGTAAACGACACAAGATTCGATGTGAATTTCGATCGGGTGAAAGTAGTTGCACTAAATGTGTTCGCAGTGGCATCAAATGCATGGTGAATGATTTTTCCCAGAAATTTGTGGACGATGATGGGAT ATGGAAATCACAGGCTGCAGCAAGCCTCCAGCAGTTGCAGACGGCAGTGTCCCAGCTCTTGCAACACGCTGGACTGCCCGATCTGTCAACAGTTGGAGGTAGCAACGGCCGTCACGACCCCAGTCCAGCCGCCTCCCATCACCCTCATCGGCCGTCAATTGATGCGTCGCAGTCACATCATAGCAACCACGAGGGACCGGGGGTGGCCATGGATGTCACACGGGAGCCATCACAAGAACCCGATCTTCAGGACCCAGAACTAGTTCCCGCGCCAATGCGAAGTTTATACGAGGTCACGAAACTGCGTAACCTCCGCAACAATCCCATCGAGGCCCCCAAGAAAACACTTTTGGAGGAGGATTTTATCACAAGAGGCCTCGTCTCCGTCCACGAGGCCGAGGAATTGTTTGCATATTTCAGTCGCACCATGAACCAATTACTATGGGGCGGAATCATCCTGGTCCATCGGGACCTCACTTCCGTCCGTCGTGCCTCTACCTTGCTCTCAGCTGCGGTGCTCACCGTCGCAGCCCTTCACATCCCCAATCGAACGGAGACCTTGAACCGCTGCTATAGCGAGTATGTAGCCCTCGTCTCAAGCATGGCTCTCACGCGAGCTCACACGCTGGACGACATTCGAGGTCTTTGCGTTGGCGCATTTTGGCTGTCCGAGCTAAGCTGGAAGCTCTCTGGACATGCCGTGCGCGTTGCGACTGAGCTTGGTCTGCATCAGAGTTATCATCGTCTGATTCGGGGGCACACCGATCAATATGCACGCGCACAGTTATGGTACCTGCTGTACGTGTGTGATCACCATTTCAGTATCGCTTATGGGCGGCCGCCCGTCATCCACGAAGACACGGCCATTCGGAATTACGAGACCTTCCTGAAGTTGCCCATGGTCGTCCCTGGCGATATCCGACTTTTGGCACAGGTCGTGTTGTTCACGATCTTGACCGAGGCGTATCGCATGTTTGGGAGTGATACCGAGCAAGCGCTCACAGAGGCAGATTTCGGGCAATTGAGAGTCTACAATGTCGCGGTGGACCAGTGGCGATTAGTCTGGCAGCCGAGGGCGG CCGATAGCTCGTACGTGCGCACCTACCCCTCCAAGGGGGTGGTCTTGCACTACCACTTTGCCAAATTTCAgctcaattcactctcactGCGAGGACTCTCGCCGTCCAACACGCCCGTCTTCTCGATGGATCGGAGAGAGAGTGCCAATATCGCCATCTCTTCCGCCATGGCCTGCCTGAACATGGTGTTGGAGGAGCCCGATATTCGAGATGCCATCGTTGGGGTACCCATCTTCACGCACACAATGGTGACCTTTTCCGCcgtcttcttgatcaaggTGGCCATCAACTGGAACACGGCGTATTTGAGCATCGATGCGCAACAGGTGCGGCGACTCGTGGAGCGGGTCATCGAGCTGATGAACTATGTCTCTGCCGGGGAACGACATCTCACCCGGCACATTGCCCGTGGCCTTGGCAAGATGCTCGAGCGGTTTGACTCGTGGGAGGCTGGATGGCCCGTCGGCAGCCACCATGCCAACAGCGAGGTGAATCAGAACAATAGTAGCCATCCGCCGGGAGGGGCGAATGCACTGGCCCAGGGCTTCCCTCCACCCGACCTGATCTACGACATGGTTGGGACCTACGGCTTTGGACTAGATGAGAATCTCTTAGATCCCAGCTTGGCCAATTTCGAATTTTTGGCGCAATAA
- a CDS encoding D-erythronate dehydrogenase gives MQILITGAAGFIGQLLAKELLDDPTYQVTLTDIIEPPVPQGARHPENATCVKADLLTAAQDVVSPSLDAVYAFHGIMSSGSEANFELGMSVNIDATRNLLEVLRKTCPGVRVIYSSSQAVYGQPLPEIVTDNVIPTPESSYGAEKVVCETLVNEYTRRKFITGFTLRFPTISVRPGAPTAAASSFLSGMIREPLDGKECVIPIEDRSFKSWLCSPKTLVQNLILALQLPADSVPPHIRQINVPGICVTVQEMMDALETVGGKDKLGFLSEKEDPTVVPILKSWPTRFDNSQAISLGFKRDTSFEQTVRDYKASLAQQS, from the coding sequence ATGCAAATACTCATTACCGGCGCCGCGGGCTTCATCGGCCAGCTCCTGGCAAAAGAACTTCTGGATGATCCGACCTATCAAGTCACTCTCACCGACATCATCGAACCGCCCGTACCTCAAGGCGCTCGTCACCCGGAGAATGCCACATGCGTCAAAGCAGATCTTCTCACAGCTGCCCAGGATGTCGTCAGTCCCTCTCTAGATGCGGTCTACGCCTTCCATGGAATCATGTCGTCAGGTTCCGAAGCCAATTTCGAGCTCGGCATGAGTGTCAATATCGACGCAACTCGCAACTTGCTGGAAGTTCTTCGCAAAACTTGCCCCGGCGTGCGAGTCATCTACTCATCAAGCCAGGCCGTCTACGGACAACCACTGCCGGAAATCGTCACGGACAATGTCATTCCAACCCCCGAGTCCTCGTACGGCGCCGAAAAAGTCGTGTGCGAGACCCTCGTGAACGAATACACTCGTCGCAAGTTCATTACCGGCTTCACCCTTCGATTCCCCACCATCTCCGTGCGGCCCGGTGCGCCCACCGCTGCGGCCTCGTCGTTCCTGTCGGGGATGATCCGTGAGCCGTTGGATGGCAAAGAGTGCGTGATTCCAATTGAAGATCGATCCTTCAAGTCTTGGCTCTGCTCTCCCAAAACGCTCGTCCAGAATCTGATCCTCGCCCTGCAATTACCTGCGGACTCGGTGCCTCCTCATATTCGCCAGATCAACGTCCCGGGTATCTGTGTGACGGTTCAAGAGATGATGGATGCTCTGGAAACGGTGGGCGGGAAGGATAAACTGGGTTTCCTCAGTGAGAAGGAGGATCCCACTGTGGTTCCAATCTTGAAGTCGTGGCCCACTCGATTTGACAATTCGCAGGCGATCTCTCTAGGCTTCAAGCGCGATACGTCCTTTGAACAGACCGTGAGAGACTACAAAGCCTCATTGGCGCAACAATCATGA